In Peromyscus maniculatus bairdii isolate BWxNUB_F1_BW_parent chromosome 9, HU_Pman_BW_mat_3.1, whole genome shotgun sequence, one genomic interval encodes:
- the LOC143267369 gene encoding X-linked retinitis pigmentosa GTPase regulator-interacting protein 1-like, translated as MASVLSLVEQLKDIAYGTRQPSMCLEPRPAHRGEDEVDLSLLRRNENLLEVHIHQAFLTPAALVQAGDTQPTTFCTYSFYDFETHCTPLSTGPQPLYDFTSQFVVQTDSLFLHYLQGASVRLDLHQAVTSEHRILATGWISFDKVLETVEKVHGLATLTGAGGEDLGVLEYWMRLCLPLKSSFQASNKCKKAQAYLSVNVLGAWKALKDDESRSETWTPRNKLRIEITRCCGLRSRWLGTQPSPYVMYRFFTFPDHDTAIIPASNNPHFKDQALFPVLVTSELDQYLRREALSVYVFDDEDSEPGFYLGRALVPLLPLAQNKSIKGGRCPFLCSSWCHLPVLAQLLFFLRFIYYVYSVLPACVSL; from the exons ATGGCCAGCGTTCTTTCCCTTGTAGAGCAGCTCAAGGACATTGCTTACGGCACTCGGCAGCCGTCAATGTGTCTGGAGCCCCGGCCAGCCCACAGAGGCGAGGACGAAGTGGACCTTTCCCTGCTGCGTCGAAATGAGAATCTTTTGGAAgtgcacatccaccaggccttcctgACCCCTGCCGCCCTTGTGCAGGCTGGAGACACGCAGCCTACGACTTTCTGCACTTACTCCTTCTATGATTTCGAGACCCACTGCACCCCGCTCTCTACTGGGCCACAGCCCCTCTATGATTTCACCTCCCAGTTTGTGGTGCAGACAGATTCCCTTTTCTTGCACTACCTTCAAGGGGCTTCAGTCCGGCTTGATCTCCATCAGGCCGTGACAAGTGAGCATCGCATCCTTGCCACCGGATGGATTTCATTTGACAAGGTGCTAGAGACCGTGGAGAAAGTCCATGGCCTGGCCACACTCACTG GAGCTGGTGGAGAAGACTTGGGGGTGTTAGAATACTGGATGAGACTGTGCTTGCCCCTAAAATCCAGCTTCCAGGCAAGCAATAAGTGCAAGAAAGCCCAGGCCTACCTGTCAGTCAATGTGCTTGGAGCTTGGAAGGCCCTGAAGGATGATGAG tccagatcCGAGACTTGGACACCTCGGAACAAACTGCGGATTGAAATCACCAGGTGCTGCGGCCTCCGGAGTCGATGGCTGGGAACTCAGCCCAGTCCCTATGTCATGTATCGCTTCTTCACCTTTCCTGACCACGACACCGCCATCATCCCAGCCAGCAACAATCCACACTTTAAAGaccaggctctgttcccagtgctcGTGACCTCTGAGCTGGACCAGTATCTGAGGCGGGAGGCCCTGTCTGTATATGTTTTTGACGATGAAGACTCGGAGCCCGGCTTCTATCTCGGTCGAGCTCTCGTGCCCCTGCTGCCTCTTGCACAAAACAAATCTATCAAAGGTGGGCGTTGCCCCTTTCTGTGCTCTTCCTGGTGTCACCTCCCTGTCCTTGctcagcttttgttttttttaagatttatttattatgtatacagtgttctgcctgcatgtgtctcaTTATAG